A section of the Acanthochromis polyacanthus isolate Apoly-LR-REF ecotype Palm Island chromosome 1, KAUST_Apoly_ChrSc, whole genome shotgun sequence genome encodes:
- the fermt2 gene encoding fermitin family homolog 2 isoform X4: MALDGIRMPDGCYADGTWELKMHVTDLHRDVSLRVTGEIHIGGVMLKLVEKLDVKKDWSDHALWWEKKKTWLLKTHWTLDKYGIQADARLLFTPQHKLLRLQLPNMKHMKVKVNFSDRVFKAVSDICKTFNIRHPEELSLLRKPRDPKKKKKKLEEAEEDDLELEGPLLTPGSGSIYSSPGLYSKTMTPTYDSRDGSPLSPTSAWFGDSPLSEGNPSILAVSQPISSPDILVKLYKPQSLLDKAKINQGWLDSSRSLMEQDVKENEVLLLRFKYHSFFDLNPKYDAIRVNQLYEQAKWAILLEEIECTEEEMMMFAALQYHINKLSIMSSDNHMNNSEKEVDEVDAALSDLEITLEGGKTSNTLGDITSIPELADYVKVFKPKKLTLKGYKQYWCTFKDITISCYKSKEEAHGTPAHQMNLRGCEVTPDVNISGQKFNIKLLIPVADGMNEIWLRCDTEKQYAHWMAACRLASKGKTMADSSYNLEVQNILSFLKMQHMNPDPPSIEPITTDINPECLVSPRYLKKYKNKQISARILEAHQNVAQMSLIEAKMRFIQAWQSLPEFGITHFLAKFQGGKREELIGITYNRLIRMDASTGDAIKTWRFSNMKQWNVNWEIKMVTVEFADEPSLSFICAEVDCKVVHEFIGGYIFLSTRAKDQNESLDEEMFYKLTSGWV; the protein is encoded by the exons ATGTGAAGAAGGACTGGTCGGACCACGCTCTGTGgtgggagaagaagaagacatgGCTGTTGAAAACCCACTGGACGTTGGACAAGTATGGTATCCAAGCTGATGCCAGGCTGCTCTTCACCCCGCAACACAAACTGCTGCGCCTCCAGCTGCCCAACATGAAACACATGAAGGTCAAGGTCAACTTCTCGGACCGGGTCTTTAAGGCCGTGTCGGACATCTGCAAAACTTTCA ATATCCGCCACCCAGAGGAGCTATCTCTACTGCGCAAACCCCGTGAccccaaaaagaaaaagaaaaagttggaggaggcagaggaggatgATCTGGAGTTGGAGGGTCCGCTGTTAACCCCTGGATCAG GGAGCATCTACTCCAGTCCTGGCTTATACAGTAAGACTATGACCCCCACCTACGACTCCAGGGACGGCAGCCCTCTGTCGCCAACTTCCGCCTGGTTCGGAGATAGCCCCCTGTCCGAGGGCAATCCCAGCATCCTTGCTGTCAGCCAGCCAATCTCCTCACCAGACATCCTGGTCAAACTCTACAAGCCCCAGTCCTTGTTGGACAAAGCCAAAATCAATCAAGG GTGGTTGGACTCTTCCAGATCCCTCATGGAGCAGGATGTAAAGGAGAACgaggtgctgctgctgaggtttAAATACCACAGTTTCTTTGACCTCAACCCGAAG TACGATGCCATCCGAGTGAACCAGCTCTATGAACAGGCCAAGTGGGCCATCCTGCTGGAGGAAATTGAGTGCACGGAGGAGGAAATGATGATGTTTGCTGCCCTGCAG taCCACATCAACAAGCTGTCGATCATGTCCTCAGACAACCACATGAATAACAGTGAGAAGGAGGTGGATGAGGTGGATGCAGCTCTCTCAGACCTGGAGATCACTTTGGAGGGTGGGAAGACATCCAACACACTG GGTGACATCACATCTATTCCTGAACTCGCAGACTATGTCAAAGTCTTCAA ACCCAAGAAACTGACACTGAAGGGCTACAAGCAATACTGGTGCACATTCAAGGATATCACAATTTCCTGTTACAAGAGTAAAGAGGAGGCACATGGGACACCTGCTCACCAAATGAATCTCAGAG GTTGTGAGGTAACGCCAGATGTTAACATCTCGGGTCAGAAATTCAACATCAAGCTGCTAATCCCTGTGGCCGATGGCATGAACGAGATCTGGCTTCGGTGTGACACA GAGAAACAGTATGCTCACTGGATGGCTGCGTGCCGCTTGGCCTCCAAAGGGAAGACCATGGCTGACAGCTCGTACAACCTGGAGGTCCAGAATATTCTGTCCTTCCTCAAGATGCAGCACATGAACCCTGACCCGCCATCCATTGAACCAATCACCACTGACATCAACCCAGAATGCTTGGTGTCCCCACGCTATCTGAAGAAGTACAAGAACAAGCAG ATTTCAGCTCGGATCCTTGAAGCCCACCAGAACGTGGCCCAGATGAGCCTCATTGAGGCCAAGATGCGCTTCATCCAGGCATGGCAGTCCCTGCCCGAGTTTGGAATCACTCATTTCCTCGCAAA GTTCCAGGGTGGAAAGCGGGAGGAGCTGATCGGTATCACTTACAACCGTTTGATCCGGATGGATGCCAGCACTGGCGACGCCATCAAGACCTGGCGCTTCAGCAACATGAAACAGTGGAACGTCAACTGGGAGATCAAGATG GTGACCGTGGAGTTTGCAGATGAGCCCAGTCTGTCTTTCATCTGTGCTGAGGTGGACTGTAAGGTCGTCCACGAGTTCATCGGCGGCTACATCTTCCTGTCCACACGTGCCAAGGACCAGAACGAGTCTCTAGATGAGGAAATGTTCTATAAGTTGACCAGCGGCTGGGTCTGA
- the fermt2 gene encoding fermitin family homolog 2 isoform X1, protein MALDGIRMPDGCYADGTWELKMHVTDLHRDVSLRVTGEIHIGGVMLKLVEKLDVKKDWSDHALWWEKKKTWLLKTHWTLDKYGIQADARLLFTPQHKLLRLQLPNMKHMKVKVNFSDRVFKAVSDICKTFNIRHPEELSLLRKPRDPKKKKKKLEEAEEDDLELEGPLLTPGSASEIIYIGPVKGSIYSSPGLYSKTMTPTYDSRDGSPLSPTSAWFGDSPLSEGNPSILAVSQPISSPDILVKLYKPQSLLDKAKINQGWLDSSRSLMEQDVKENEVLLLRFKYHSFFDLNPKYDAIRVNQLYEQAKWAILLEEIECTEEEMMMFAALQYHINKLSIMSSDNHMNNSEKEVDEVDAALSDLEITLEGGKTSNTLGDITSIPELADYVKVFKPKKLTLKGYKQYWCTFKDITISCYKSKEEAHGTPAHQMNLRGCEVTPDVNISGQKFNIKLLIPVADGMNEIWLRCDTEKQYAHWMAACRLASKGKTMADSSYNLEVQNILSFLKMQHMNPDPPSIEPITTDINPECLVSPRYLKKYKNKQPGYIRDLISARILEAHQNVAQMSLIEAKMRFIQAWQSLPEFGITHFLAKFQGGKREELIGITYNRLIRMDASTGDAIKTWRFSNMKQWNVNWEIKMVTVEFADEPSLSFICAEVDCKVVHEFIGGYIFLSTRAKDQNESLDEEMFYKLTSGWV, encoded by the exons ATGTGAAGAAGGACTGGTCGGACCACGCTCTGTGgtgggagaagaagaagacatgGCTGTTGAAAACCCACTGGACGTTGGACAAGTATGGTATCCAAGCTGATGCCAGGCTGCTCTTCACCCCGCAACACAAACTGCTGCGCCTCCAGCTGCCCAACATGAAACACATGAAGGTCAAGGTCAACTTCTCGGACCGGGTCTTTAAGGCCGTGTCGGACATCTGCAAAACTTTCA ATATCCGCCACCCAGAGGAGCTATCTCTACTGCGCAAACCCCGTGAccccaaaaagaaaaagaaaaagttggaggaggcagaggaggatgATCTGGAGTTGGAGGGTCCGCTGTTAACCCCTGGATCAG CCTCTGAGATAATATACATCGGACCTGTCAAAG GGAGCATCTACTCCAGTCCTGGCTTATACAGTAAGACTATGACCCCCACCTACGACTCCAGGGACGGCAGCCCTCTGTCGCCAACTTCCGCCTGGTTCGGAGATAGCCCCCTGTCCGAGGGCAATCCCAGCATCCTTGCTGTCAGCCAGCCAATCTCCTCACCAGACATCCTGGTCAAACTCTACAAGCCCCAGTCCTTGTTGGACAAAGCCAAAATCAATCAAGG GTGGTTGGACTCTTCCAGATCCCTCATGGAGCAGGATGTAAAGGAGAACgaggtgctgctgctgaggtttAAATACCACAGTTTCTTTGACCTCAACCCGAAG TACGATGCCATCCGAGTGAACCAGCTCTATGAACAGGCCAAGTGGGCCATCCTGCTGGAGGAAATTGAGTGCACGGAGGAGGAAATGATGATGTTTGCTGCCCTGCAG taCCACATCAACAAGCTGTCGATCATGTCCTCAGACAACCACATGAATAACAGTGAGAAGGAGGTGGATGAGGTGGATGCAGCTCTCTCAGACCTGGAGATCACTTTGGAGGGTGGGAAGACATCCAACACACTG GGTGACATCACATCTATTCCTGAACTCGCAGACTATGTCAAAGTCTTCAA ACCCAAGAAACTGACACTGAAGGGCTACAAGCAATACTGGTGCACATTCAAGGATATCACAATTTCCTGTTACAAGAGTAAAGAGGAGGCACATGGGACACCTGCTCACCAAATGAATCTCAGAG GTTGTGAGGTAACGCCAGATGTTAACATCTCGGGTCAGAAATTCAACATCAAGCTGCTAATCCCTGTGGCCGATGGCATGAACGAGATCTGGCTTCGGTGTGACACA GAGAAACAGTATGCTCACTGGATGGCTGCGTGCCGCTTGGCCTCCAAAGGGAAGACCATGGCTGACAGCTCGTACAACCTGGAGGTCCAGAATATTCTGTCCTTCCTCAAGATGCAGCACATGAACCCTGACCCGCCATCCATTGAACCAATCACCACTGACATCAACCCAGAATGCTTGGTGTCCCCACGCTATCTGAAGAAGTACAAGAACAAGCAG CCAGGCTATATCAGGGACTTG ATTTCAGCTCGGATCCTTGAAGCCCACCAGAACGTGGCCCAGATGAGCCTCATTGAGGCCAAGATGCGCTTCATCCAGGCATGGCAGTCCCTGCCCGAGTTTGGAATCACTCATTTCCTCGCAAA GTTCCAGGGTGGAAAGCGGGAGGAGCTGATCGGTATCACTTACAACCGTTTGATCCGGATGGATGCCAGCACTGGCGACGCCATCAAGACCTGGCGCTTCAGCAACATGAAACAGTGGAACGTCAACTGGGAGATCAAGATG GTGACCGTGGAGTTTGCAGATGAGCCCAGTCTGTCTTTCATCTGTGCTGAGGTGGACTGTAAGGTCGTCCACGAGTTCATCGGCGGCTACATCTTCCTGTCCACACGTGCCAAGGACCAGAACGAGTCTCTAGATGAGGAAATGTTCTATAAGTTGACCAGCGGCTGGGTCTGA
- the fermt2 gene encoding fermitin family homolog 2 isoform X2 encodes MALDGIRMPDGCYADGTWELKMHVTDLHRDVSLRVTGEIHIGGVMLKLVEKLDVKKDWSDHALWWEKKKTWLLKTHWTLDKYGIQADARLLFTPQHKLLRLQLPNMKHMKVKVNFSDRVFKAVSDICKTFNIRHPEELSLLRKPRDPKKKKKKLEEAEEDDLELEGPLLTPGSASEIIYIGPVKGSIYSSPGLYSKTMTPTYDSRDGSPLSPTSAWFGDSPLSEGNPSILAVSQPISSPDILVKLYKPQSLLDKAKINQGWLDSSRSLMEQDVKENEVLLLRFKYHSFFDLNPKYDAIRVNQLYEQAKWAILLEEIECTEEEMMMFAALQYHINKLSIMSSDNHMNNSEKEVDEVDAALSDLEITLEGGKTSNTLGDITSIPELADYVKVFKPKKLTLKGYKQYWCTFKDITISCYKSKEEAHGTPAHQMNLRGCEVTPDVNISGQKFNIKLLIPVADGMNEIWLRCDTEKQYAHWMAACRLASKGKTMADSSYNLEVQNILSFLKMQHMNPDPPSIEPITTDINPECLVSPRYLKKYKNKQISARILEAHQNVAQMSLIEAKMRFIQAWQSLPEFGITHFLAKFQGGKREELIGITYNRLIRMDASTGDAIKTWRFSNMKQWNVNWEIKMVTVEFADEPSLSFICAEVDCKVVHEFIGGYIFLSTRAKDQNESLDEEMFYKLTSGWV; translated from the exons ATGTGAAGAAGGACTGGTCGGACCACGCTCTGTGgtgggagaagaagaagacatgGCTGTTGAAAACCCACTGGACGTTGGACAAGTATGGTATCCAAGCTGATGCCAGGCTGCTCTTCACCCCGCAACACAAACTGCTGCGCCTCCAGCTGCCCAACATGAAACACATGAAGGTCAAGGTCAACTTCTCGGACCGGGTCTTTAAGGCCGTGTCGGACATCTGCAAAACTTTCA ATATCCGCCACCCAGAGGAGCTATCTCTACTGCGCAAACCCCGTGAccccaaaaagaaaaagaaaaagttggaggaggcagaggaggatgATCTGGAGTTGGAGGGTCCGCTGTTAACCCCTGGATCAG CCTCTGAGATAATATACATCGGACCTGTCAAAG GGAGCATCTACTCCAGTCCTGGCTTATACAGTAAGACTATGACCCCCACCTACGACTCCAGGGACGGCAGCCCTCTGTCGCCAACTTCCGCCTGGTTCGGAGATAGCCCCCTGTCCGAGGGCAATCCCAGCATCCTTGCTGTCAGCCAGCCAATCTCCTCACCAGACATCCTGGTCAAACTCTACAAGCCCCAGTCCTTGTTGGACAAAGCCAAAATCAATCAAGG GTGGTTGGACTCTTCCAGATCCCTCATGGAGCAGGATGTAAAGGAGAACgaggtgctgctgctgaggtttAAATACCACAGTTTCTTTGACCTCAACCCGAAG TACGATGCCATCCGAGTGAACCAGCTCTATGAACAGGCCAAGTGGGCCATCCTGCTGGAGGAAATTGAGTGCACGGAGGAGGAAATGATGATGTTTGCTGCCCTGCAG taCCACATCAACAAGCTGTCGATCATGTCCTCAGACAACCACATGAATAACAGTGAGAAGGAGGTGGATGAGGTGGATGCAGCTCTCTCAGACCTGGAGATCACTTTGGAGGGTGGGAAGACATCCAACACACTG GGTGACATCACATCTATTCCTGAACTCGCAGACTATGTCAAAGTCTTCAA ACCCAAGAAACTGACACTGAAGGGCTACAAGCAATACTGGTGCACATTCAAGGATATCACAATTTCCTGTTACAAGAGTAAAGAGGAGGCACATGGGACACCTGCTCACCAAATGAATCTCAGAG GTTGTGAGGTAACGCCAGATGTTAACATCTCGGGTCAGAAATTCAACATCAAGCTGCTAATCCCTGTGGCCGATGGCATGAACGAGATCTGGCTTCGGTGTGACACA GAGAAACAGTATGCTCACTGGATGGCTGCGTGCCGCTTGGCCTCCAAAGGGAAGACCATGGCTGACAGCTCGTACAACCTGGAGGTCCAGAATATTCTGTCCTTCCTCAAGATGCAGCACATGAACCCTGACCCGCCATCCATTGAACCAATCACCACTGACATCAACCCAGAATGCTTGGTGTCCCCACGCTATCTGAAGAAGTACAAGAACAAGCAG ATTTCAGCTCGGATCCTTGAAGCCCACCAGAACGTGGCCCAGATGAGCCTCATTGAGGCCAAGATGCGCTTCATCCAGGCATGGCAGTCCCTGCCCGAGTTTGGAATCACTCATTTCCTCGCAAA GTTCCAGGGTGGAAAGCGGGAGGAGCTGATCGGTATCACTTACAACCGTTTGATCCGGATGGATGCCAGCACTGGCGACGCCATCAAGACCTGGCGCTTCAGCAACATGAAACAGTGGAACGTCAACTGGGAGATCAAGATG GTGACCGTGGAGTTTGCAGATGAGCCCAGTCTGTCTTTCATCTGTGCTGAGGTGGACTGTAAGGTCGTCCACGAGTTCATCGGCGGCTACATCTTCCTGTCCACACGTGCCAAGGACCAGAACGAGTCTCTAGATGAGGAAATGTTCTATAAGTTGACCAGCGGCTGGGTCTGA
- the fermt2 gene encoding fermitin family homolog 2 isoform X3, producing the protein MALDGIRMPDGCYADGTWELKMHVTDLHRDVSLRVTGEIHIGGVMLKLVEKLDVKKDWSDHALWWEKKKTWLLKTHWTLDKYGIQADARLLFTPQHKLLRLQLPNMKHMKVKVNFSDRVFKAVSDICKTFNIRHPEELSLLRKPRDPKKKKKKLEEAEEDDLELEGPLLTPGSGSIYSSPGLYSKTMTPTYDSRDGSPLSPTSAWFGDSPLSEGNPSILAVSQPISSPDILVKLYKPQSLLDKAKINQGWLDSSRSLMEQDVKENEVLLLRFKYHSFFDLNPKYDAIRVNQLYEQAKWAILLEEIECTEEEMMMFAALQYHINKLSIMSSDNHMNNSEKEVDEVDAALSDLEITLEGGKTSNTLGDITSIPELADYVKVFKPKKLTLKGYKQYWCTFKDITISCYKSKEEAHGTPAHQMNLRGCEVTPDVNISGQKFNIKLLIPVADGMNEIWLRCDTEKQYAHWMAACRLASKGKTMADSSYNLEVQNILSFLKMQHMNPDPPSIEPITTDINPECLVSPRYLKKYKNKQPGYIRDLISARILEAHQNVAQMSLIEAKMRFIQAWQSLPEFGITHFLAKFQGGKREELIGITYNRLIRMDASTGDAIKTWRFSNMKQWNVNWEIKMVTVEFADEPSLSFICAEVDCKVVHEFIGGYIFLSTRAKDQNESLDEEMFYKLTSGWV; encoded by the exons ATGTGAAGAAGGACTGGTCGGACCACGCTCTGTGgtgggagaagaagaagacatgGCTGTTGAAAACCCACTGGACGTTGGACAAGTATGGTATCCAAGCTGATGCCAGGCTGCTCTTCACCCCGCAACACAAACTGCTGCGCCTCCAGCTGCCCAACATGAAACACATGAAGGTCAAGGTCAACTTCTCGGACCGGGTCTTTAAGGCCGTGTCGGACATCTGCAAAACTTTCA ATATCCGCCACCCAGAGGAGCTATCTCTACTGCGCAAACCCCGTGAccccaaaaagaaaaagaaaaagttggaggaggcagaggaggatgATCTGGAGTTGGAGGGTCCGCTGTTAACCCCTGGATCAG GGAGCATCTACTCCAGTCCTGGCTTATACAGTAAGACTATGACCCCCACCTACGACTCCAGGGACGGCAGCCCTCTGTCGCCAACTTCCGCCTGGTTCGGAGATAGCCCCCTGTCCGAGGGCAATCCCAGCATCCTTGCTGTCAGCCAGCCAATCTCCTCACCAGACATCCTGGTCAAACTCTACAAGCCCCAGTCCTTGTTGGACAAAGCCAAAATCAATCAAGG GTGGTTGGACTCTTCCAGATCCCTCATGGAGCAGGATGTAAAGGAGAACgaggtgctgctgctgaggtttAAATACCACAGTTTCTTTGACCTCAACCCGAAG TACGATGCCATCCGAGTGAACCAGCTCTATGAACAGGCCAAGTGGGCCATCCTGCTGGAGGAAATTGAGTGCACGGAGGAGGAAATGATGATGTTTGCTGCCCTGCAG taCCACATCAACAAGCTGTCGATCATGTCCTCAGACAACCACATGAATAACAGTGAGAAGGAGGTGGATGAGGTGGATGCAGCTCTCTCAGACCTGGAGATCACTTTGGAGGGTGGGAAGACATCCAACACACTG GGTGACATCACATCTATTCCTGAACTCGCAGACTATGTCAAAGTCTTCAA ACCCAAGAAACTGACACTGAAGGGCTACAAGCAATACTGGTGCACATTCAAGGATATCACAATTTCCTGTTACAAGAGTAAAGAGGAGGCACATGGGACACCTGCTCACCAAATGAATCTCAGAG GTTGTGAGGTAACGCCAGATGTTAACATCTCGGGTCAGAAATTCAACATCAAGCTGCTAATCCCTGTGGCCGATGGCATGAACGAGATCTGGCTTCGGTGTGACACA GAGAAACAGTATGCTCACTGGATGGCTGCGTGCCGCTTGGCCTCCAAAGGGAAGACCATGGCTGACAGCTCGTACAACCTGGAGGTCCAGAATATTCTGTCCTTCCTCAAGATGCAGCACATGAACCCTGACCCGCCATCCATTGAACCAATCACCACTGACATCAACCCAGAATGCTTGGTGTCCCCACGCTATCTGAAGAAGTACAAGAACAAGCAG CCAGGCTATATCAGGGACTTG ATTTCAGCTCGGATCCTTGAAGCCCACCAGAACGTGGCCCAGATGAGCCTCATTGAGGCCAAGATGCGCTTCATCCAGGCATGGCAGTCCCTGCCCGAGTTTGGAATCACTCATTTCCTCGCAAA GTTCCAGGGTGGAAAGCGGGAGGAGCTGATCGGTATCACTTACAACCGTTTGATCCGGATGGATGCCAGCACTGGCGACGCCATCAAGACCTGGCGCTTCAGCAACATGAAACAGTGGAACGTCAACTGGGAGATCAAGATG GTGACCGTGGAGTTTGCAGATGAGCCCAGTCTGTCTTTCATCTGTGCTGAGGTGGACTGTAAGGTCGTCCACGAGTTCATCGGCGGCTACATCTTCCTGTCCACACGTGCCAAGGACCAGAACGAGTCTCTAGATGAGGAAATGTTCTATAAGTTGACCAGCGGCTGGGTCTGA